Proteins encoded in a region of the Devosia sp. RR2S18 genome:
- a CDS encoding cytochrome b — protein MIGWSKWEGNMPTSVGWSKSQVVLHWTTVALVIFQLFIGDAMSAAWQARQEGGPVEMNLGAILHIIAGVSVLLIMLYRLYLRRTHGHPPRPENQPKWAATLGAITHGALYLLLLAMPLSGAVAWFFGVEGAANVHEGPLRIALIAVVLLHAAGALVEHFVFQSPSLKRMLKPES, from the coding sequence GTGATCGGCTGGAGCAAATGGGAGGGCAACATGCCAACGTCAGTCGGATGGTCGAAGTCGCAGGTGGTGCTGCACTGGACAACGGTGGCCCTGGTCATCTTTCAGTTGTTCATCGGGGATGCCATGAGCGCGGCCTGGCAGGCGCGCCAGGAGGGTGGACCCGTCGAGATGAACCTCGGCGCGATCCTGCACATCATTGCCGGGGTGAGCGTTCTGCTGATCATGCTTTACCGGCTCTACCTCCGGCGCACGCACGGCCACCCGCCGCGTCCCGAAAACCAACCGAAGTGGGCCGCGACGCTTGGGGCGATCACCCACGGCGCGCTCTACCTGCTGCTCCTGGCCATGCCGCTCAGCGGCGCTGTGGCCTGGTTCTTCGGTGTCGAAGGCGCCGCTAACGTGCATGAAGGCCCGCTCCGCATCGCGTTGATTGCGGTGGTCCTGCTGCACGCAGCCGGCGCGCTCGTCGAGCACTTCGTCTTCCAGAGTCCCTCGCTCAAACGCATGCTAAAACCCGAGTCCTAA
- a CDS encoding ribonuclease D, with the protein MTVRLHRGDLPDLSRYGREVAIDTETMGLNPHRDRLCVVQLSAGDGSADVVQIPQDATEAPNLVRLLADPDVTKIFHYGRFDIAVLRHRFGVVTGPIYCTKIASKLVRTYTDRHGLKDLVRELLNVDMSKQQQSSDWGQDKLSDAQLDYAASDVRYLHDLKRHLDRMLRRENRMEIAQACFEFLKTRCELDLLGWDENDIFAHS; encoded by the coding sequence ATGACCGTTCGACTGCACCGTGGCGACCTGCCCGACCTGTCCCGCTATGGCCGCGAAGTAGCCATCGACACCGAGACCATGGGGCTCAACCCACATCGCGATCGGCTCTGCGTCGTCCAGCTCTCAGCCGGCGACGGCAGCGCCGACGTTGTGCAGATCCCCCAAGACGCGACCGAGGCGCCGAACCTCGTCAGGCTCCTTGCCGACCCCGACGTCACCAAGATTTTCCACTATGGCCGTTTTGATATTGCCGTGCTCCGGCATCGGTTTGGCGTGGTGACCGGGCCGATCTACTGCACCAAGATCGCCTCCAAGCTGGTGCGCACCTATACCGATCGTCACGGGCTTAAGGACCTGGTGCGCGAATTGCTCAATGTCGACATGAGCAAGCAGCAGCAGAGCTCGGACTGGGGCCAGGACAAGCTCTCCGACGCCCAGCTCGATTATGCCGCCTCCGATGTCCGCTATCTCCACGACCTCAAGCGCCATCTCGATCGCATGCTGCGCCGGGAAAACCGCATGGAGATCGCTCAGGCTTGTTTCGAGTTCCTCAAGACACGCTGCGAGCTTGATCTGCTCGGCTGGGATGAAAACGACATCTTTGCCCATAGCTGA